The following proteins are encoded in a genomic region of Kosakonia oryzae:
- the tusD gene encoding sulfurtransferase complex subunit TusD — protein sequence MRFALMVTGPAYGTQQASSAYQFALALLEAGHTLSSVFFYREGVNNANALTAPASDEFDLVRAWQRLHDEQQVELHICVAAALRRGVVDDNEAERLALPAANLQAGFSLTGLGALAEAALSCDRVVQF from the coding sequence ATGCGTTTTGCCCTGATGGTCACCGGCCCGGCGTACGGCACTCAGCAAGCCAGTAGCGCTTATCAATTTGCGCTGGCGTTGCTGGAAGCCGGACATACGCTGAGCAGCGTCTTCTTCTATCGTGAAGGGGTAAATAACGCAAATGCGCTTACGGCGCCCGCCAGCGATGAGTTTGATCTTGTACGCGCCTGGCAGCGTTTGCATGATGAACAGCAGGTCGAATTGCATATCTGTGTCGCCGCCGCACTGCGCCGTGGCGTGGTTGATGACAATGAAGCTGAGCGATTAGCGCTGCCTGCCGCAAATTTACAGGCAGGTTTTTCACTCACCGGGTTGGGCGCGCTGGCGGAAGCTGCGCTCTCTTGCGATCGGGTGGTGCAGTTTTGA